From the Scylla paramamosain isolate STU-SP2022 chromosome 15, ASM3559412v1, whole genome shotgun sequence genome, one window contains:
- the LOC135107275 gene encoding uncharacterized protein LOC135107275, protein MPDDVDSVAFSAPPFISQDPSTWFSILECNFKASKITVSLTKFVKASTVLPADVLSQVADVVSAASTSASPYEDLKAAVLQRLQSTVSRRLQELLSQEELGGEKPTDLLRRMKKLLGDKYPSFDKELFLQLFYQRLPPDTQRCLFPVKNKLSVDELATLADEFMATLPQGQPAAVASISAEDSTKQLVELVSQLRLEVRDLRREVRERSYSRSRSSSRHHFRRRQCSKSKTPETSSFCYYHEEFGKDARNCKAPCTFAKSLNPNSEH, encoded by the coding sequence atgcctgatgacgTCGACTCCGTAGCCTTCAGTGCTCCTCCGTTCATCAGCCAGGACCCTTCCACGTGGTTCTCCATCCTGGAATGTAACTTCAAGGCTTCCAAGATAACAGTGAGTCTAACCAAGTTCGTGAAGGCCTCTACAGTACTACCAGCTGACGTTCTTTCACAAGTTGCTGATGTCGTCAGTGCTGCCAGCACTTCTGCTTCGCCCTATGAAGACCTCAAAGCTGCTGTTCTGCAACGCCTACAATCTACAGTGTCGAGGCGCCTCCAGGAGCTTCTGTCACAAGAAGAACTTGGTGGTGAAAAGCCCACAGACCTTCTTCGCCGCATGAAGAAGCTGCTTGGCGACAAGTACCCCTCCTTCGACAAGGAACTCTTCTTACAGCTGTTCTACCAACGCCTGCCTCCTGACACTCAACGCTGCCTCTTCCCTGTCAAGAACAAGCTCTCAGTAGACGAGCTTGCCACTCTCGCCGATGAATTCATGGCTACCCTTCCACAAGGTCAACCAGCTGCAGTAGCCTCCATCTCAGCAGAAGACAGTACCAAGCAACTTGTTGAGCTCGTCTCACAGCTTAGACTTGAAGTGAGAGATCTTCGGAGAGAGGTCAGAGAACGCTCATATTCACGTTCGCGTTCTTCCTCCAGACACCACTTCCGGCGCCGCCAGTGTTCAAAGAGTAAGACGCCGGAGACTTCTAGTTTCTGCTACTACCATGAAGAGTTCGGGAAAGATGCAAGAAATTGTAAGGCTCCCTGTACCTTCGCCAAGTCTTTAAACCCCAACAGCGAGCACTAG